The DNA window CATCGCCTTCAAGTTCACGCAACAAGCGCGCTCCCTCCAGATAACTGCCGCGCTTGATCGCAATCCAGGCATCAAAAGTATTCAGCGCCTTCAGATCTGGCCGCAGCACCCGCACTGCGGCCAGCACCGCTGCGCCCTCTTCGAGTTTTTCGTGCGTAAGCGCTACCGTGATCAGCTCGATCAGCCCATTCACAACTTCACCAGGGCACTCAATCTTTTCCATACCGCACCTCTCGTCATTCAATGGCTGTGGACAGCACGCATGCATAACGCTACGCGTCCACGCAAACGAGAACCTTTCAGAAGCGAATACCCTAACGCCATCGCGAACAAACGCATCCGCCTTCGCACACCCACGCACAGATTCGCCTTGGAGGCAGATCGTCTGGCGGCAGGTCAGCCACACTCGAAAGCGCAGTAACAGCGGCCGGAGATCGTCAATGTCGGATGAGAAGACCGAGCAACCGACCGAAAAAAAACTGGAGGATGCGCGCAAGGATGGGGAAATGGCAATCAGCCCGGACGTCACTGCCGCTGCGGTGCTGCTGGCCACACTTTTGGTAATGAAACTGGCGGGCAGCTACTTAGTCGAGCACTTGCGTGCACTGATGTCGATCGGTTTCGATATCAATACCAATACGCGCGATGCCACCGCCTTGAACCGCGCACTCGGCCGAATCGGCATCCAGGGACTGTGGCTGACGCTGCCCTTCGTAGCCGCCTGCCTGGTAGCCGGATTGATCGGAACGTTCCTACAGACCGGGCTGAATGCCTCTCTCAAACCGGTCACGCCCAAGTTCGATTCGCTCAATCCCGTGAACGGCGTCAAGAAGCTTTTTTCGTTAAGAAGTTTGATCGACCTGCTCAAACTGGGCGTCAAGGCTGTCCTGATCGGCGTGGTGCTGTGGTACGGCATTCGCGCGCTGATGCCGATGATCATAGGCCTTGCCTATGAGCCGACGCCTGACATCGCCCAGATCGGCTGGCGTACGCTGGGCACGCTGTGTGCCCTGGCAGTGCTGGTGTTTGTACTGGTCGGCGCAGCAGATTGGAGTCTCCAGTACTGGCTGTTCATTCGCGAAAAACGCATGAGCAAAGACGAGCAGAAGCGCGAACACAAGGAAAGCGAAGGCGATCCGGACGTGAAGGAAAAGCGCAAGGAGTTCGGCAAAGAACTGGTCTTCGGCGACCCGCGCGAGCGCGTCGCCAAGGCCAAGGTCATGGTGGTCAACCCGACCCATTACGCGGTCGCACTCGCTTACGAGCCGGACGACTTCGGCTTGCCGCAGGTGGTCGCCAAGGGCGTGGACGACGGTGCGTTGGAGCTGCGTGCATTTGCCCACAATCATGGCATTCCGATCATTGCGAATCCGCCGCTGGCGCGTGCACTGCATCAGGTCGATCTGGGCGACGCTATCCCCGAATCGCTGTTCGAAACGGTTGCGGTGGTGTTGCGCTGGGTCGATGAACTGGGCCGGGACAACAACGAGGGCAGCGGTCCGCTGCCCTGCTAGGAGATGGCATGCGATTGACACGGTATTTCGCGTACAGCGGTGAAGTGGCTATCGCCGCCTTGGTGGTGGCCGTCATCGGCTTGATGATCCTGCCGCTGCCTACACCGCTCATCGATACGCTGCTGGGCATCAACATCACCCTGAGTGTGGTGCTGCTGATGGTCACGATGTATGTACCCGACTCGATCTCGCTGTCGTCATTTCCCTCGTTGCTGCTGTTCACCACGCTGCTGCGGCTGTCGTTGAATATCGCATCGACAAAATCGATCCTGCTACATGCCGAGGCCGGGCACATCATCGAGAGCTTCGGCGAGCTGGTGGTAGGCGGCAATCTGGTGGTGGGCTTGGTGGTGTTTCTGATCATCACCACCGTTCAGTTCATCGTGATCGCCAAGGGCTCCGAGCGCGTTGCCGAAGTCGGTGCGCGCTTCACTCTGGATGCGATGCCCGGCAAGCAGATGAGTATCGACGCCGACCTGCGCGGCGGCAATCTGACCGCAGATGAAGCACGCCGCAAACGTGCGCGGCTGGCCATTGAAAGTCAGCTGCACGGCGGCATGGATGGCGCAATGAAATTCGTCAAGGGCGATGCGATCGCCGGCTTGGTGATCACCATGGTGAACATCCTGGCCGGCATTGTGGTGGGTGTGACCTACCACGGCATGAGCGCAGGCGAGGCCGCCAACCGCTTCGCGATTCTATCAGTGGGCGATGCGATGGTGTCGCAGATCGCCTCGCTGCTGATCTCGGTGGCGGCCGGCGTCATGATCACCCGCGTCGCCAACGAGAACGAAACCAAGATCAGCTCGCTCGGGCTCGACATCGGCCGGCAGCTCACCAGCAATGCCCGCGCCTTGTTGGCAGCCAGCGTGCTACTAGCCTGCTTTGCGTTCGTGCCAGGGTTTCCCGCGCTGCTGTTCCTGCTGTTGGCGGCAGCAGTGGGCGCAGGCGGCTATGCGATCTGGCGCAAGCAACGCGACATCAGCGGGACCGATCAGCCCACGCTGCCATCGACAAGCCGCAAAGGCGCGAAGGGCGATGCGCCGCATATCCGCAAGAGCGCGCCGGATTTCGCCTCGCCCTTGTCGATACGCCTGTCACCGCAACTGGCTGCACGACTCGACCCGGTATTGCTTGATCAGGCGATAGAGAGCGAGCGCCAGCAGTTGGTCGAACTGTTGGGCCTGCCGTTTCCTGGCATCGCAATATGGCAGAGCGAGGCCCTGCAGGGCATGCAATACGAAGTCCTGATCCACGACGTCCCGGAAACCCGCAGCGAGTTGAGCGATACAGCCGACATGCAAAAAGCACTGGCCCAACAGGCCATCGCGCCACTGCGTGCACGCGCGCATCTGTTCGTTGGCATTCAGGAGACGCAGTGGATGCTGGAACAGGTAGGCGCGGATTATCCAGGACTGGTTGCAGAGGTAAACAAGGCCATGCCGGCCCAGCGTATCGCCGATGTATTGCGGCGGCTGCTGGAAGAACGTATCCCGGTGCGCAACATCAAAAGCATCCTGGAGAGCCTAGTGGTGTGGGGGCCGAAGGAAAAGGATCTGCTGATGCTGACCGAGTATGTCCGCTGCGATCTCAGTCGCTATCTTGCGCACACCGCGACCGCAGGCACAGGACGGCTGCCTGCGGTGATGCTGGACCACGCAGTGGAGCAGTTGATTCGTCAGTCGATTCGCGCAACCCCGGCCGGCAATTTCCTGGCATTGCCACCGGAGCAGGCCAATCAGCTCGTCGAGCAGGTGGAACGCATCGTCGAAGATCAGGCACGGCATCCACTGGCAGTGGTCGCATCGATGGACGTGCGTCGTTATGTGCGCCGCATGATTGAGGCGAGACTGGACTGGCTGGAGGTCTATTCGTTTCAGGAATTGGGCGCAGATGTCCAGCTGCAGCCGATTGGCAGAGTGGTCGCCTGATGAGTAAGCCGCCCGTCCGCCACGTGCGCATCCTGCCAGGCGCCGGCACACCACAGCCACACGCGCCAGCAACACCGGTGCGCCTGAAGCAACGTGCCAGCTTCATGCAACTGCGCCGACGCCTGAGCAGCGCGCAGCTTGCGTTGCCGGATGCGCCGTTGTCTAAAGACTGCGACGACGATTCGTCGGTGCCCGAAGCACCGGACGCCGTCAGCGACGGGCACGGCCCTGCGCCACTGCCAAGTGCACTATCCTGTCTCGATGACGGCAATCGCCGACAGATCGCCCGAGGCGACGACAGCGATGCGCTGGGCCGACAGATCGCCACCGAGTGGATCCGCACCCAACGCGCGCAGATGGCCATCGGCCACATCGCGCTGCGAGTGGCCGAGTTTTGCAACGCCACGCCGGTGCGCGGTGCAGGCATGTGGGAGGCATGGCTGGACATCAACCACGACATCCTTGAGCAGACCACGCTGTTCTTGCGGCTTTCGCCAGACCACCTATCGCTTCGCTTCAACAGCAGCTCGCCCGACGCGCGCAAGGTACTTTGTGATGGAAAGCAACGTTTGGATGCCGCACTGAAGGCCGCGCTCAGCGACACGCTCCAGGTCAGCATCGAGGTCGTCTAGTGCCGCAAATACGGCAGAACAGCCACAACGAGGTACCCCGTCTTGTCAACCGAGCCGAGCCTAGCTGCACCGGCACGCGACCTTTCGCAGGCCCTGCGCCACGTGCCTGCCGCGCGCGCGCAGCTCGGCAGGTTGCTCTGCGATCCGCGTACCGCACGCCGCTGTGGTTTCACCTCGCAACTCCGCAGCATCGAGGCTACGGGCGCGGCGTTCCTGAAGCTGCAATTCGATAGCGGCCACCTGGATCTGCGGATCGCCGCACGCGACGGCTTGGCGCTGCTGTTGAACGAAGCCGACGACGCGCTGCGCGTCTCGATTGCCGGGATGCTGCTGAGCGATTACCTGAACGCTTTCGCACCGCTCGGACTGGGCGATGCCGAGGTCCTCGCCTTCGAGCGCTGTGCGGACAAAGTCCAATCCCTTGGCATCGGCATCACGCTGGGCGACATCGACGCGATCGCAGAGACCGCCAGCCCGGCCTTGCTTGCCGCACTGCAGACGGCTAACGCCGAGCTAGCGGCGCCATCGCCACTACCTGCCTGGTTGGCCGCACTCCGGGTGAAAACCCGCCTACGCATTGGCAAGCGCACTGCATCGGCTGAGCTGCTGCAATCGCTGCGGCCGGGCGATGTATTGCTGCACGGCATTGCCTCAGCTCCCGTGCGCAGCGGCCAACTACTCTGGGGCATGCC is part of the Xanthomonas fragariae genome and encodes:
- the sctP gene encoding type III secretion system protein SctP, whose amino-acid sequence is MSKPPVRHVRILPGAGTPQPHAPATPVRLKQRASFMQLRRRLSSAQLALPDAPLSKDCDDDSSVPEAPDAVSDGHGPAPLPSALSCLDDGNRRQIARGDDSDALGRQIATEWIRTQRAQMAIGHIALRVAEFCNATPVRGAGMWEAWLDINHDILEQTTLFLRLSPDHLSLRFNSSSPDARKVLCDGKQRLDAALKAALSDTLQVSIEVV
- the sctQ gene encoding type III secretion system cytoplasmic ring protein SctQ gives rise to the protein MSTEPSLAAPARDLSQALRHVPAARAQLGRLLCDPRTARRCGFTSQLRSIEATGAAFLKLQFDSGHLDLRIAARDGLALLLNEADDALRVSIAGMLLSDYLNAFAPLGLGDAEVLAFERCADKVQSLGIGITLGDIDAIAETASPALLAALQTANAELAAPSPLPAWLAALRVKTRLRIGKRTASAELLQSLRPGDVLLHGIASAPVRSGQLLWGMPGGAMLRAPVRLNLRQMILETTPTMHHDTSEHSEHDASPSTTDVAALELPVQLEVDQLALTLSVLSGLQPGQILELSVPVDQADIRLVVYGQTIGIGRLLAVGEHLGVQILSMSENPNADA
- a CDS encoding FHIPEP family type III secretion protein; this encodes MRLTRYFAYSGEVAIAALVVAVIGLMILPLPTPLIDTLLGINITLSVVLLMVTMYVPDSISLSSFPSLLLFTTLLRLSLNIASTKSILLHAEAGHIIESFGELVVGGNLVVGLVVFLIITTVQFIVIAKGSERVAEVGARFTLDAMPGKQMSIDADLRGGNLTADEARRKRARLAIESQLHGGMDGAMKFVKGDAIAGLVITMVNILAGIVVGVTYHGMSAGEAANRFAILSVGDAMVSQIASLLISVAAGVMITRVANENETKISSLGLDIGRQLTSNARALLAASVLLACFAFVPGFPALLFLLLAAAVGAGGYAIWRKQRDISGTDQPTLPSTSRKGAKGDAPHIRKSAPDFASPLSIRLSPQLAARLDPVLLDQAIESERQQLVELLGLPFPGIAIWQSEALQGMQYEVLIHDVPETRSELSDTADMQKALAQQAIAPLRARAHLFVGIQETQWMLEQVGADYPGLVAEVNKAMPAQRIADVLRRLLEERIPVRNIKSILESLVVWGPKEKDLLMLTEYVRCDLSRYLAHTATAGTGRLPAVMLDHAVEQLIRQSIRATPAGNFLALPPEQANQLVEQVERIVEDQARHPLAVVASMDVRRYVRRMIEARLDWLEVYSFQELGADVQLQPIGRVVA
- the sctU gene encoding type III secretion system export apparatus subunit SctU, translating into MSDEKTEQPTEKKLEDARKDGEMAISPDVTAAAVLLATLLVMKLAGSYLVEHLRALMSIGFDINTNTRDATALNRALGRIGIQGLWLTLPFVAACLVAGLIGTFLQTGLNASLKPVTPKFDSLNPVNGVKKLFSLRSLIDLLKLGVKAVLIGVVLWYGIRALMPMIIGLAYEPTPDIAQIGWRTLGTLCALAVLVFVLVGAADWSLQYWLFIREKRMSKDEQKREHKESEGDPDVKEKRKEFGKELVFGDPRERVAKAKVMVVNPTHYAVALAYEPDDFGLPQVVAKGVDDGALELRAFAHNHGIPIIANPPLARALHQVDLGDAIPESLFETVAVVLRWVDELGRDNNEGSGPLPC